The DNA sequence GACATGTGCATCGCCCGAGCCTGCGAGGGCGATGCTCCGCTGTGCCGGGTGTGGCGGGGGGGGCCCGNNNNNNNNNNCCGCCCCTGAGGATGCCGAGGTGGACGACGCAGCCAGCTCGGCGCGCAGTTGCACGTGGTTGTAGATCTCACCGTTGGCGACCAGGTGCGCCGAGCCATCGGACGTGGACAGCGGCTGGTGGCCCCCGACCACGTCGACGATCGCGAGCCGGCGGTGACCGAGCCACGCGTCGCCGACCTGGACCGTCCCCGCGTCATCCGGGCCGCGATGGCGCAGGCGGGCGAGCATGGCACGACACTCGTCGACGTCGACGTCTCCGTACGCCGCAACGATTCCGCACATCGCATCCGCCTCTCGGCATGGTCATGGCGAACGGGTGACCTACCGACACTACGCCACGGCGAGGGCTGGTGCTACCGCGGCGCCATGCGCAACCCACCGTCGAGCCGGATCACCTCCCCGTTCAGCATCGGGTTCTCGATGATGTGGCGCACCAGGGACGCGAACTCCGCCGGACGGCCGAGGCGTGCGGGGTGCGGCACCACTGCGGCCAGGGACTGCCGAACCCCGTCCGGTAGGCCTGCGAGCATCGGGGTGTCGAAGGTGCCGGGGGCCACGGTGACGACCCGGATCGCGTGTTCGGCGAGCTCACGGGCCGCCGGCAGGGCAAGGCCCACGACACCCGCCTTGGACGCGGCGTAGGCCGCCTGACCGACCTGGCCGTCGAACGCGGCGATGGAAGCGGTGTTGACGATCACACCGCGCTCCTCGCCGATCGGCTCGCCGTTCGCCATGGCTGCGGCCGCCAGGCGCAGCACGTTGAACGTCCCGATGAGGTTGACCTGGACCACCTTGGCGAACTGGTCCAGGGGGTGGGGGCCCTCGCGGCCCAGCACCCGGCCGGCGTCGGCCACACCGGCGCAGCTGACCGCGATGTGCAGCCCGC is a window from the Egibacteraceae bacterium genome containing:
- a CDS encoding 3-hydroxyacyl-CoA dehydrogenase, with product MRIKGSSALVTGGASGLGQATVAALVDAGVRVVVADLPTSKGRAVEAAHGHRTRFVPTDVTKPGEVQAAIDTAVREFGGLHIAVSCAGVADAGRVLGREGPHPLDQFAKVVQVNLIGTFNVLRLAAAAMANGEPIGEERGVIVNTASIAAFDGQVGQAAYAASKAGVVGLALPAARELAEHAIRVVTVAPGTFDTPMLAGLPDGVRQSLAAVVPHPARLGRPAEFASLVRHIIENPMLNGEVIRLDGGLRMAPR